A stretch of the Massilia sp. W12 genome encodes the following:
- the argS gene encoding arginine--tRNA ligase, which translates to MLAEQKNRITALIAEALAPHLAGSDLQPTILLEVPRDPGMGDLACNIAMQLAKALKKNPRELGQAIASHLQAHCSADGLLAGVEVAGLGFINLRLSSKAKQEVVKLALAQGADFGKSRAGEGKKVIVEFVSANPTGPLHIGHGRQGALGDSLCALLETQSWQVTREFYYNDAGVQIANLTRSVQARARGLAPGHADWPADAYNGDYIAEIAADFMAKKTVSASDGQPVTGSADIEDVENIRAFAVTYLRHEQDMDLQAFNVKFDNYYLESSLYTDGKVDATVAALEHSGKTYEKDGALWLATSEYGDDKDRVMRKSDGTYTYFLPDVAYHINKWERGFVKAINVQGSDHHGTVARVRAGLQAVNQGIAQGYPDYVLHRMVTVMKGGEEVKLSKRAGSYVTLRDLIEWCGNGDEVRGRDAVRFFLISRKADTEFVFDIDLALKQNDENPVLYVQYAHARICSVLEKWGGDINTLHSADLSLLSSSHELQLMALLAQYPDMLQKALAELGPHQVAFYLRDLAGLYHSYYFAEKVLIDDTALRDARLALYLAVRQVLQNGLRILGVSAPNRM; encoded by the coding sequence ATGTTAGCCGAACAAAAAAACCGCATCACGGCGTTGATCGCCGAAGCGCTGGCGCCGCATCTGGCGGGCAGCGATCTGCAACCGACGATTCTGCTGGAAGTGCCGCGCGACCCGGGCATGGGCGACCTGGCCTGCAATATCGCGATGCAATTGGCGAAAGCCTTGAAGAAAAATCCGCGTGAACTGGGCCAGGCCATCGCCAGCCATCTGCAAGCGCATTGCAGCGCTGACGGTTTGCTGGCCGGCGTGGAAGTGGCCGGCCTCGGCTTTATCAATCTGCGCCTGTCATCCAAAGCCAAGCAGGAAGTGGTGAAACTGGCTTTGGCGCAAGGCGCTGATTTTGGCAAATCGCGCGCCGGCGAGGGCAAGAAGGTGATTGTTGAATTCGTCTCCGCCAATCCGACCGGCCCGCTGCATATCGGCCATGGCCGCCAGGGCGCTTTGGGCGACAGCCTGTGCGCTTTGCTGGAAACCCAATCCTGGCAAGTGACGCGCGAGTTTTATTACAACGATGCCGGGGTGCAAATCGCCAATCTGACCCGCTCAGTCCAGGCGCGCGCGCGCGGACTCGCGCCCGGCCACGCCGATTGGCCGGCAGATGCTTACAACGGCGATTATATTGCTGAGATCGCCGCTGATTTCATGGCGAAAAAGACTGTTTCCGCTTCCGACGGCCAGCCGGTGACCGGCAGCGCCGATATCGAAGACGTGGAAAACATCCGCGCCTTTGCTGTGACCTATCTGCGTCATGAGCAGGATATGGATTTGCAGGCGTTTAACGTCAAATTCGACAATTACTACCTCGAATCTTCGCTCTACACCGATGGAAAAGTGGACGCCACCGTGGCTGCGCTGGAGCATTCCGGCAAAACCTATGAGAAAGATGGCGCGCTGTGGCTGGCCACCAGCGAATATGGCGACGATAAAGACCGCGTGATGCGCAAATCCGACGGCACTTACACCTATTTCCTGCCGGACGTGGCTTACCACATCAATAAATGGGAGCGCGGCTTCGTCAAGGCGATCAATGTGCAAGGTTCCGATCACCATGGCACGGTGGCGCGGGTGCGCGCCGGCCTGCAAGCGGTGAATCAGGGCATCGCGCAAGGCTACCCGGACTATGTGTTGCACCGTATGGTGACGGTGATGAAGGGCGGCGAAGAAGTCAAACTCTCAAAACGCGCCGGTTCTTACGTCACTTTGCGCGATCTGATCGAATGGTGCGGCAATGGCGATGAAGTGCGGGGGCGCGATGCGGTGCGTTTCTTCCTGATTTCGCGTAAAGCTGACACGGAATTTGTGTTCGATATTGATCTGGCTTTGAAGCAGAACGACGAAAATCCCGTGCTTTACGTGCAGTATGCGCATGCGCGGATTTGCTCGGTGCTGGAAAAATGGGGCGGCGACATCAACACCCTGCACAGCGCTGATCTGAGTCTGTTGAGCAGCAGCCATGAATTGCAATTGATGGCCCTGCTTGCCCAATACCCCGACATGTTGCAAAAAGCGCTGGCGGAATTGGGGCCGCATCAAGTCGCCTTCTATCTGCGCGATCTGGCCGGTTTGTATCACAGCTACTATTTCGCCGAAAAAGTGCTGATCGACGACACCGCCCTGCGCGACGCGCGTCTGGCGCTGTACCTGGCCGTGCGCCAGGTCTTGCAAAACGGATTGCGCATTCTTGGCGTTTCCGCGCCTAACCGCATGTAA
- a CDS encoding D-hexose-6-phosphate mutarotase: MSTPSMCKAGNLDALELVAADGASATISLFGAHVLSWQTADGRERLLLSGKAALDGSRPVRGGIPVIFPQFSDQGAGQRHGFARTTVWQAEECGELEDGRQYVEMVLTPELLPPALAAAWPCRLRYRVTIGGQEMQLMLQVDNLGDKPLHFAAALHSYLRVLEVRDAVVHGLQGVRYTDSVSKQDGVEERSEFQLSDKYDRLYRHLLRPLALETGQGRLHLTQSGFSDAAVWNPGPADCAALPDMADDEWRDFICIEPAQISPVALPPGQSWIGRHSLLVE, encoded by the coding sequence ATGAGTACCCCAAGCATGTGTAAAGCAGGAAATCTGGATGCGCTGGAATTGGTGGCGGCGGATGGCGCAAGCGCCACCATCAGCTTGTTTGGCGCGCATGTGTTGTCGTGGCAGACGGCGGACGGGCGCGAGCGCTTGCTGTTGTCAGGCAAGGCGGCGCTGGACGGCAGCCGCCCGGTGCGCGGCGGGATTCCGGTGATTTTTCCGCAGTTTTCCGACCAGGGCGCCGGCCAGCGCCACGGCTTCGCCCGCACCACCGTTTGGCAGGCGGAAGAATGCGGCGAGTTGGAAGACGGGCGGCAATATGTGGAAATGGTTTTGACCCCGGAGCTGCTGCCGCCGGCGCTGGCGGCGGCCTGGCCCTGCCGTCTGCGTTATCGCGTCACCATCGGCGGGCAGGAAATGCAGCTGATGTTGCAAGTCGATAATCTGGGCGACAAGCCTTTGCATTTCGCCGCCGCGCTGCACAGTTATTTGCGTGTGCTGGAAGTGCGCGATGCGGTGGTGCATGGCTTGCAGGGGGTGCGCTATACCGATAGCGTGAGCAAACAGGACGGGGTGGAAGAGCGCAGCGAATTCCAGCTGAGCGATAAATATGACCGCCTATACCGTCATTTGCTGCGCCCGCTGGCTTTGGAGACGGGACAGGGCCGCCTGCATTTGACGCAAAGCGGTTTTTCCGATGCGGCGGTGTGGAATCCCGGCCCGGCGGATTGCGCCGCGCTGCCGGATATGGCGGATGATGAGTGGCGCGATTTCATTTGCATCGAGCCGGCCCAGATCAGCCCGGTGGCCCTGCCGCCGGGACAGAGCTGGATTGGCCGCCACAGTCTGCTGGTGGAGTGA
- a CDS encoding S9 family peptidase, protein MFKQTLGAVCCAMLSVSGAQAGAAAAANPTPPQAIKGDWQEVRHGETVKDEYRWLQQKDSPQVKAHLDAENAYAEQMTASLKPLTEKLFQEMRSRIKETDLSVPVRRGGFYYYARTEAGKQYQIHCRRRAGDKMQYDEKAAEEVLLDVNQLAEGKKFMSVMTYEVSPDGRYLAYAMDDVGYRQYKLQIKDLQSGKLLPDSVERTTSFAWAADSKTLLLTQEDATTKRSDRVLRLTLGAKPEQVYYEPVEQFGLQVFTSKDHKYLMFSADSTDTEEVFYAPAQQPQAAFKSVLGRKNGHRYSVEHYEGQWLIKSNRQGAKEAKNFRLYMLPVGQTEGGQELVAHDARILLTDMEVFKGRLAVREKEKAQHRIRIYDFNSKQWQTLAMQEEVYSLRFGANPEYDSERLRFSYQSPLSPSAVKEVEMGSGKQYLLKQQEVLGGFDAGKYQTRRLWATAADGVQVPLWLVARKDIKLDGKNPLFLNGYGSYGIPSDPYFSSQSLSMLDRGVVMVTAQIRGGNDLGEAWHEDGMLMKKKNTFTDFISAAEHLIKEKWTSPDKLIIEGGSAGGLLVGAVLNMRPDLFKAAHAAVPFVDVMNTMMDSSLPLTAGEYLEWGNPNQKAAYDYMRSYSPYDNVKKQNYPALLVTTGFHDSQVMYWEPAKWVAKLRAHKTDNNPLLFKVNMHAGHGGASGRYDALREYAFEMAWMFQQWGLPQ, encoded by the coding sequence ATGTTTAAACAAACGTTGGGCGCGGTTTGCTGTGCAATGTTGAGTGTTTCAGGTGCGCAGGCGGGCGCTGCGGCGGCGGCCAATCCCACCCCGCCGCAGGCGATCAAGGGCGACTGGCAGGAAGTGCGCCATGGTGAGACGGTGAAAGATGAATATCGCTGGCTGCAGCAAAAAGACAGCCCGCAAGTGAAAGCCCATCTGGATGCAGAAAATGCTTACGCCGAACAAATGACGGCATCGCTCAAGCCCTTGACGGAAAAACTGTTCCAGGAAATGCGCAGCCGCATCAAGGAAACCGATTTATCCGTGCCGGTGCGGCGCGGCGGGTTTTATTACTATGCGCGCACCGAAGCCGGTAAGCAATATCAGATTCATTGCCGCCGCCGCGCCGGCGACAAGATGCAATATGATGAAAAAGCGGCGGAAGAGGTCTTGCTGGATGTGAATCAACTGGCCGAAGGCAAAAAATTCATGTCGGTGATGACCTATGAAGTCAGCCCGGACGGGCGCTATCTGGCGTATGCGATGGATGATGTCGGCTACCGCCAATACAAGCTGCAGATCAAGGATTTGCAAAGCGGCAAACTCTTGCCCGACAGCGTGGAGCGCACCACTTCCTTTGCCTGGGCGGCGGACAGCAAAACGTTGTTGCTGACGCAGGAAGACGCGACCACCAAGCGTTCTGACCGGGTTTTGCGCCTGACCCTGGGCGCCAAGCCGGAACAAGTGTATTACGAGCCGGTGGAGCAGTTTGGCTTGCAGGTGTTCACCAGCAAAGACCATAAATATTTGATGTTCAGTGCAGACTCAACCGATACGGAGGAAGTATTTTATGCGCCAGCGCAGCAGCCGCAGGCGGCCTTCAAATCGGTGTTGGGACGCAAGAACGGGCATCGCTATTCGGTCGAACATTATGAAGGTCAATGGCTGATCAAGAGCAATCGCCAAGGCGCTAAAGAGGCCAAAAATTTCCGTCTCTACATGCTGCCGGTGGGACAGACTGAGGGCGGCCAGGAATTGGTGGCGCATGACGCCCGCATCCTGCTGACGGATATGGAAGTGTTCAAGGGCCGGCTGGCGGTGCGCGAAAAAGAAAAAGCGCAGCATCGTATCCGCATTTACGATTTCAACAGCAAGCAATGGCAAACCCTGGCCATGCAGGAAGAAGTGTATTCCCTGCGTTTTGGCGCCAATCCGGAATATGACAGCGAGCGTTTGCGCTTTTCTTATCAGTCTCCCTTATCGCCATCTGCGGTGAAAGAAGTGGAGATGGGCAGCGGCAAGCAATATTTGCTCAAGCAGCAGGAAGTGTTAGGCGGTTTTGACGCCGGCAAATATCAAACCCGCCGCTTGTGGGCCACGGCGGCGGATGGCGTGCAAGTGCCTTTGTGGCTGGTGGCGCGCAAAGATATCAAGCTGGATGGCAAAAATCCGCTGTTTTTGAATGGCTATGGCAGTTATGGCATACCGTCTGATCCTTATTTTTCATCGCAAAGCTTGAGCATGCTGGATCGCGGCGTGGTGATGGTGACGGCGCAGATTCGCGGCGGCAATGATCTGGGCGAGGCATGGCATGAAGATGGCATGTTGATGAAAAAGAAAAACACGTTCACCGATTTCATCAGCGCGGCGGAACATTTGATCAAGGAAAAATGGACCAGCCCGGATAAGCTGATCATTGAAGGCGGTTCCGCCGGCGGCTTGCTGGTCGGCGCGGTGTTGAATATGCGTCCCGATTTGTTCAAGGCGGCGCATGCGGCGGTGCCATTTGTGGATGTGATGAACACCATGATGGACAGCAGCTTGCCGCTGACTGCCGGCGAGTATCTGGAATGGGGCAATCCGAATCAAAAAGCGGCATATGACTATATGCGGAGCTATTCGCCGTATGACAATGTGAAAAAGCAAAACTATCCGGCGCTGCTGGTCACCACAGGTTTTCATGACAGCCAGGTGATGTATTGGGAGCCGGCCAAGTGGGTCGCCAAGTTGCGCGCGCACAAGACGGATAACAATCCATTGCTGTTTAAAGTGAATATGCACGCCGGCCACGGCGGCGCTTCGGGCCGTTATGACGCCTTGCGCGAATATGCTTTTGAAATGGCATGGATGTTCCAGCAGTGGGGCTTGCCGCAATAA
- the tsaE gene encoding tRNA (adenosine(37)-N6)-threonylcarbamoyltransferase complex ATPase subunit type 1 TsaE — protein MLTKIHHHLPDENATAACGAALADCLTPGLMIWLHGDLGAGKTALTRALLHAAGHAGSVKSPTYALAEPYRVQHPRLGSLSLLHFDLYRMSSPQEFIEAGLQDEVDGRNICIVEWPEQGAGVLAAPDWRITLTYLAQGRDFTLEACSERGTQCLNRFHFAARL, from the coding sequence ATGTTAACTAAGATACACCACCATCTGCCGGATGAAAATGCGACTGCCGCTTGCGGCGCCGCACTGGCCGATTGTCTGACGCCGGGTTTGATGATCTGGCTGCATGGCGATCTGGGCGCCGGTAAAACCGCGCTCACGCGCGCCCTGCTGCATGCCGCCGGCCATGCCGGCAGTGTGAAAAGCCCGACTTACGCCCTGGCGGAACCTTACCGTGTGCAGCATCCGCGTCTCGGTTCTTTGAGTTTGTTGCATTTTGACTTATACCGTATGTCAAGCCCGCAAGAATTCATTGAAGCCGGCTTGCAAGACGAGGTGGATGGCCGCAATATCTGTATCGTTGAATGGCCGGAGCAAGGCGCCGGCGTGTTGGCCGCGCCTGATTGGCGCATTACTCTCACTTATCTGGCGCAAGGGCGCGATTTTACACTGGAAGCATGCAGCGAACGAGGCACACAATGTCTGAACCGATTTCATTTCGCCGCCCGTCTGTGA
- a CDS encoding thiol:disulfide interchange protein DsbA/DsbL has protein sequence MRILQKFWQFVGITLLALGASQLQAQANEGYTTLQNPLPTESGKKVEVIEFFWYGCPHCNDFDPYLEDWVKKQGDKIAFKRIPANFRESFVPQQKTYYALEAMGKLEQYHSKIFAAIHKERQKLDTEAQLTDFLVKNGIDKAKFQEAFNSFSVQTKARRASGLQGDYRIDGVPTIVINGRYITSPSKMGEVMGRVPEPALFQATLKLMSQLVDKSAAK, from the coding sequence ATGCGTATTCTGCAAAAATTTTGGCAGTTCGTCGGCATCACCTTGTTAGCGTTGGGCGCAAGCCAGCTGCAAGCTCAGGCCAACGAGGGCTACACCACCCTGCAAAACCCGCTGCCGACTGAATCGGGCAAGAAAGTCGAAGTCATTGAATTTTTCTGGTATGGCTGCCCGCACTGTAACGATTTCGATCCTTATCTTGAGGATTGGGTGAAAAAGCAAGGCGATAAGATTGCTTTCAAACGTATTCCCGCCAATTTCCGTGAAAGCTTTGTCCCGCAGCAAAAAACTTACTATGCGCTGGAAGCCATGGGCAAGCTGGAGCAATACCACAGCAAGATTTTCGCCGCCATTCATAAAGAGCGTCAAAAGCTTGATACTGAAGCGCAACTCACTGATTTTCTGGTGAAAAACGGCATCGACAAAGCCAAATTCCAGGAAGCCTTCAATTCCTTCTCGGTGCAAACCAAGGCCCGCCGCGCCAGCGGTCTGCAAGGCGACTATCGGATTGACGGCGTGCCGACCATCGTCATTAATGGCCGTTATATCACCTCGCCATCCAAGATGGGTGAAGTAATGGGGCGTGTGCCGGAGCCGGCGCTGTTCCAGGCCACGCTGAAACTGATGAGTCAGCTGGTTGATAAATCAGCCGCCAAGTAA
- a CDS encoding transporter substrate-binding domain-containing protein, translated as MRTIFHFPCFGVAFCALALLCGAPLAQAAEAVLLRFAYETKDVPPYFIGDGEQIPAKPGVTPELMRLLETKIPGLKVQLQRMPWKRCLSSLQSGESDAVVASFNKERRSLGHYPMKGEAPDPALRIDTKAYFLYSHVKSKISWNGRQFSGVNGAIGAPLGYSIVEDLKNQGLAVEESKSAQQLLEKLSLQRVAAVALLERVGDALLQDGAYPHILKHPAPLAGKDYYVLLSQTFVSKYPAMARQIWQAVAQLREQEGEALIKQYLALPGE; from the coding sequence ATGCGCACAATTTTTCATTTCCCCTGCTTTGGCGTCGCGTTTTGCGCGCTGGCCTTGCTGTGTGGCGCGCCTTTGGCGCAGGCGGCGGAGGCGGTGTTGCTGCGTTTCGCTTACGAAACCAAGGATGTGCCGCCGTATTTCATCGGCGATGGTGAGCAGATTCCGGCCAAGCCTGGCGTGACGCCGGAGTTAATGCGCTTGCTGGAGACAAAAATCCCCGGCTTGAAAGTCCAGTTGCAGCGCATGCCCTGGAAGCGCTGCCTGAGCAGCTTGCAATCCGGTGAAAGCGATGCGGTGGTGGCCAGCTTCAATAAAGAAAGGCGCTCACTCGGACACTATCCGATGAAGGGCGAGGCGCCTGATCCCGCTTTGCGCATCGACACCAAAGCCTATTTTCTGTATTCCCATGTGAAAAGCAAAATCAGCTGGAATGGCCGGCAGTTCAGCGGCGTCAACGGCGCAATTGGCGCGCCGCTGGGGTATTCGATTGTCGAGGACCTGAAAAACCAGGGTTTGGCGGTGGAAGAGTCCAAAAGCGCGCAACAGTTGCTGGAAAAACTCAGCCTGCAGCGGGTGGCGGCGGTGGCTTTACTGGAGCGCGTCGGCGATGCGCTGCTGCAGGATGGCGCCTATCCGCATATCCTCAAACATCCCGCACCGCTGGCGGGCAAGGATTATTATGTTTTGCTGAGTCAGACTTTTGTCAGCAAATATCCAGCCATGGCGCGCCAGATTTGGCAGGCGGTGGCGCAATTGCGCGAGCAGGAGGGCGAGGCTTTGATCAAGCAGTATTTGGCGTTGCCCGGCGAGTAA
- a CDS encoding N-acetylmuramoyl-L-alanine amidase, protein MSEPISFRRPSVTPGRHRRTVLRAGGALLLSVFAPLPARAAQILAVRVWPAADYTRVTLENDSDLKATHFIVKDPERMVVDIEGLELNPTLKTLVAKIKANDPYIKQVRVGQNRPNVVRLVFDLKEEVAPQVFTLAPVGNYKHRLIFDLYPVNPPDPIAALIERENARREEGQLALNGADALKQLPDKVEKGLEKAAGADKGQDKAAEKHAEKNSEKGAEKTAEKGAEKSKARDDGAEDSLKRKGDGVTRMITIALDPGHGGEDPGAIGRGGSREKDVVLAIAKRLKRKMEELPNFRVMLTRDDDYFVPLQVRVQKARKVQADLFMSIHADAFVEATARGSSVFVLSEKGASSTAARWLANKENAADLIGGVNIKGHDAQLARVLLEMSTTAQIKDSMKLGSAVLKEIGGINRLHKGSVEQAGFAVLKAPDIPSILIETAFISNPEEEAKLNDNAYQEQLADAVLKGVKQYFAKNPPLAKNRMT, encoded by the coding sequence ATGTCTGAACCGATTTCATTTCGCCGCCCGTCTGTGACGCCGGGCCGCCACCGTCGCACCGTATTGCGCGCCGGCGGCGCCTTGTTGCTGTCGGTGTTTGCGCCGCTGCCGGCGCGGGCGGCGCAGATTTTAGCGGTGCGCGTGTGGCCTGCGGCAGACTATACCCGGGTGACGCTGGAAAATGACAGCGATTTAAAGGCCACCCACTTTATCGTCAAAGACCCCGAACGCATGGTGGTCGATATCGAGGGGCTGGAACTCAATCCCACGCTGAAAACCTTGGTCGCCAAGATCAAGGCGAATGATCCCTATATCAAACAGGTGCGGGTCGGGCAAAACCGGCCGAATGTGGTGCGCCTGGTATTTGATTTGAAAGAAGAAGTGGCGCCGCAGGTGTTCACCCTGGCCCCGGTCGGCAATTACAAGCACCGCTTGATTTTCGATTTATACCCGGTCAATCCGCCAGATCCGATTGCGGCCCTGATTGAGCGCGAAAATGCGCGGCGTGAAGAGGGGCAGTTAGCGTTGAATGGCGCCGATGCTCTGAAACAATTGCCGGACAAGGTGGAAAAAGGCTTGGAGAAGGCTGCCGGCGCAGACAAAGGGCAGGACAAGGCGGCAGAGAAACATGCCGAGAAAAACAGCGAAAAGGGCGCTGAGAAAACTGCCGAGAAAGGCGCGGAAAAGAGCAAAGCGCGCGATGATGGCGCGGAAGACAGCCTCAAGCGCAAGGGCGACGGCGTGACGCGCATGATCACGATTGCGCTTGACCCCGGCCACGGCGGCGAAGATCCGGGTGCGATCGGGCGCGGCGGCAGCCGGGAAAAAGATGTGGTGCTGGCGATTGCCAAGCGCTTGAAGCGCAAAATGGAAGAGCTGCCGAATTTCCGCGTCATGCTCACGCGCGACGATGATTATTTTGTGCCGCTTCAGGTGCGGGTGCAAAAAGCGCGCAAGGTGCAGGCTGATTTATTCATGTCGATTCATGCCGACGCCTTTGTCGAGGCCACCGCGCGCGGCTCTTCGGTCTTTGTGTTGTCTGAAAAAGGGGCCAGTTCGACGGCGGCGCGCTGGCTCGCGAATAAGGAAAATGCGGCGGATTTGATTGGCGGCGTTAATATCAAGGGACATGACGCGCAACTCGCGCGGGTGCTGTTGGAAATGTCCACCACGGCGCAAATCAAAGACAGTATGAAACTGGGCAGTGCGGTGTTAAAAGAAATCGGCGGCATCAACCGTTTGCACAAAGGTTCGGTGGAGCAGGCCGGTTTCGCGGTGTTGAAAGCGCCGGATATCCCCTCGATTTTGATTGAAACCGCTTTTATCTCCAACCCCGAGGAAGAAGCGAAGCTGAATGACAATGCTTATCAGGAGCAATTGGCGGATGCGGTGTTGAAAGGCGTAAAGCAGTATTTCGCGAAAAATCCGCCATTGGCGAAAAACCGTATGACATGA
- the queG gene encoding tRNA epoxyqueuosine(34) reductase QueG, producing MHNPSQSTQRPGADSGLLLQQLAQELKQQAHILGFHGARIAPAWLPQAEQPYQDWLAQGFHGEMDYMASHGLKRIHPALLQAGTQAVLSVRIDYLPGQQENGEDKDWRAREWRRIADPRAAQVALYARGRDYHKVVRNRLQQLAQWLEQRCCELGLTPALESRAFADSAPVLEVELGKQSGLGWRGKHTLLLTREAGSMFFLGELFVNLALPPDPPLSNHCGQCRACIDICPTGAILGPGQLDARRCISYLTIELKGSIPEALRPLLGNRIYGCDDCQLACPWNKFAQSTALPDFAPRHQLDQADLLTLFAWDEATFLQKMEGSAIRRIGHERWLRNLAVGLGNAARSVKGNPAIVAALQSRAHHPSELVREHVAWALQQHGVAP from the coding sequence ATGCATAATCCTTCACAATCCACGCAGCGCCCCGGCGCAGATTCCGGGCTCCTCCTGCAGCAATTGGCGCAGGAATTGAAACAGCAGGCGCACATTCTCGGCTTTCACGGCGCGCGCATCGCCCCGGCCTGGCTGCCGCAAGCAGAGCAACCCTATCAAGACTGGTTAGCGCAAGGCTTTCATGGCGAAATGGATTATATGGCAAGCCATGGATTGAAACGCATCCACCCCGCGCTTTTACAAGCCGGCACGCAAGCGGTATTAAGCGTGCGCATCGATTATCTGCCGGGGCAGCAGGAAAACGGGGAAGACAAAGACTGGCGCGCGCGCGAATGGCGCCGCATCGCCGACCCGCGCGCCGCCCAGGTGGCGCTGTATGCGCGCGGGCGCGACTATCACAAAGTGGTGCGCAACCGTTTGCAGCAATTGGCGCAATGGCTGGAACAGCGCTGCTGCGAACTGGGACTGACGCCTGCGCTGGAAAGCCGCGCCTTTGCTGATTCGGCCCCGGTGCTGGAAGTCGAATTGGGCAAGCAAAGCGGGCTGGGCTGGCGCGGCAAGCACACGCTTTTGCTCACGCGCGAAGCCGGCTCTATGTTTTTCCTGGGCGAATTATTCGTCAACCTGGCCTTGCCGCCCGATCCGCCGCTCAGCAATCATTGCGGCCAGTGCCGCGCCTGCATCGATATCTGCCCGACCGGCGCCATCCTCGGCCCCGGCCAGCTGGATGCGCGCCGCTGCATTTCCTATCTGACGATTGAACTCAAAGGCAGCATACCGGAAGCACTCCGCCCCCTGCTGGGCAACCGCATCTACGGTTGCGACGACTGCCAACTGGCCTGCCCCTGGAATAAATTTGCGCAAAGCACCGCCCTGCCCGACTTCGCCCCGCGCCACCAATTAGACCAGGCCGATTTGCTGACCCTGTTTGCCTGGGACGAAGCGACTTTCCTGCAAAAAATGGAAGGCAGCGCAATCCGCCGCATCGGCCATGAACGCTGGCTGCGCAATCTGGCGGTGGGCCTGGGCAATGCCGCACGCAGCGTAAAAGGCAATCCGGCCATCGTCGCCGCCCTGCAAAGCCGCGCCCATCACCCGTCTGAACTGGTGCGCGAACATGTGGCCTGGGCCTTGCAACAGCATGGAGTGGCGCCTTGA
- a CDS encoding SPOR domain-containing protein → MKKASSDTQQRRSAQTGSTLLGIIIGLIVGLAIAVVVALVITKGNSPFTNKLGKTERASESASAPLIDPNKPLYGNREPAKEAAKEFAPESAPTPAPTAQATPAATPAPQAAADPNKAKPAVTPTPAPQAAASPAPGATPQPAANPEEKWIYYLQAGAFRDQADAEKTRANLALLGFEAAISERNSDNGVLYRVRLGPFNQVEAMNRARAKLSENGVDVSVVRNQK, encoded by the coding sequence ATGAAAAAAGCTTCATCCGACACACAGCAGCGCCGCTCCGCGCAAACCGGCAGCACGTTGCTGGGCATTATCATCGGTTTGATCGTCGGTTTGGCGATTGCAGTGGTGGTGGCGCTGGTGATCACCAAGGGCAATTCGCCTTTTACCAATAAGCTGGGCAAAACCGAGCGCGCCAGCGAAAGCGCATCCGCCCCGCTGATCGACCCCAACAAGCCTTTGTATGGCAACCGCGAGCCGGCCAAGGAAGCGGCGAAAGAGTTTGCGCCGGAAAGCGCGCCGACGCCAGCGCCAACTGCGCAAGCCACGCCGGCCGCCACGCCGGCCCCGCAAGCTGCGGCAGACCCGAACAAGGCTAAGCCTGCGGTCACGCCGACCCCGGCCCCGCAAGCCGCGGCCAGTCCGGCCCCTGGCGCGACGCCTCAGCCTGCGGCCAATCCGGAAGAAAAATGGATTTACTATCTGCAGGCAGGGGCTTTCCGCGACCAGGCGGATGCCGAAAAAACCCGCGCCAATCTGGCATTATTGGGTTTTGAAGCCGCTATCAGTGAACGAAACAGCGATAACGGCGTCTTATATCGCGTTCGTCTTGGCCCCTTCAATCAAGTTGAGGCAATGAACCGGGCACGCGCCAAGCTGTCCGAGAATGGTGTGGACGTCTCCGTAGTCCGCAATCAAAAGTGA